The Methanosarcina barkeri MS DNA window AAGAAAAATGACCTATTACATAGCAGACTCAGCTGTTTTTATAATGGGAAACTGTGACTTGGACAGTTCCCTTATAATTACCGTTCCTTCGGTTGCGGAAGAATTGAAAAGTAGGGACTCCGCACTTCGTTTTGATCTTGCAAAAGAAGGAGGGTTACGTGTGGAATGGCCAGAGCCTGAAATGGTAACAGAAGTTCGAAAAATGGCTGAGCACACGCGGGACTCCGAAGAGCTCTCAAAAACGGACCTTGAAATCCTCGCAAAAGCTCTTGAATATAAAGATAGGGGCATATTGCTTACGGATGATTATGCAGTCCAGAACGTTGCTG harbors:
- a CDS encoding NOB1 family endonuclease → MTYYIADSAVFIMGNCDLDSSLIITVPSVAEELKSRDSALRFDLAKEGGLRVEWPEPEMVTEVRKMAEHTRDSEELSKTDLEILAKALEYKDRGILLTDDYAVQNVAVQLGIQVKPIAQKKIKDIIIWQKQCIGCKKTFDKGDVCPICGSPLKKKRKKSRKEKSYS